One part of the Thermodesulfovibrio sp. 3462-1 genome encodes these proteins:
- the fdhD gene encoding formate dehydrogenase accessory sulfurtransferase FdhD: protein MQPLENKKIVRVKQDEAIEVDDTVAVEKRIKIYVNNEEVVSLSASPMQIKELVIGFLMTEDILKGDWCPEKIIIEENEKEINARVELEGHVSLNGKTITSGCMSSVSFLNDVKGSIDDDLKVSQNALFRLFKEFQEKSNLYRTTGCIHAAALANDREILFIAEDVGRHNAVDKVIGWALLNREGFRGKIMLVSGRISSEMALKAAKWRIPVIVSRTAPTSLAVELAQKANLTVIGFLRGSRFNIYSNPERVIL from the coding sequence ATGCAACCGCTTGAAAATAAAAAAATAGTTAGAGTTAAACAGGATGAGGCTATAGAAGTTGATGATACTGTGGCTGTGGAAAAAAGAATAAAAATTTATGTAAACAATGAGGAAGTTGTTTCTCTATCAGCTTCTCCTATGCAGATCAAAGAACTCGTTATAGGTTTTCTTATGACAGAGGATATTTTAAAGGGAGACTGGTGTCCTGAAAAAATAATTATTGAAGAAAATGAAAAAGAGATTAATGCCCGGGTTGAACTTGAAGGACATGTTTCGCTTAATGGTAAAACAATTACATCAGGATGTATGAGTTCTGTAAGTTTTTTAAATGATGTAAAAGGTAGCATTGATGATGATTTGAAAGTCAGTCAGAATGCTTTATTTCGTCTCTTTAAGGAGTTTCAGGAAAAATCAAATCTTTATAGAACAACAGGATGCATTCATGCTGCAGCACTGGCAAATGACAGAGAGATTTTATTTATTGCAGAAGATGTTGGCAGACATAATGCAGTGGACAAAGTAATTGGATGGGCATTGCTCAATAGAGAGGGCTTTAGAGGTAAAATTATGCTCGTAAGTGGAAGGATTTCCTCTGAGATGGCATTAAAAGCTGCAAAATGGAGAATTCCAGTTATTGTAAGTAGGACAGCACCAACTTCTCTTGCGGTTGAATTGGCTCAAAAAGCCAATTTAACAGTAATAGGTTTTTTAAGAGGAAGCAGATTTAACATTTACAGTAATCCTGAAAGGGTAATTCTTTAA